The sequence TGCCTAAAATGCTGGGCGAGGTACTACTGTGGCGGTGGTTGCCATGCAAATGCTCATTCACATAACAATGATCTAAAAAAACCATATGAGCTTGGGTGTGAACTACAAAAGATTCGTACAGAATGCAGTATATATATAGAAGCTGCTAAAGCAATTTCGAAACACTCTTGAAATATTTCTAAATGATTAGTATAATAAAAAAATGAGTATATAAAAATATAAACTGGTGGGGGGAAATTTTGATGGCTAAAGACACGACAAATCAAAAAAAGAATATCACTAAGCCCAAGACCAACAAAAGAAAAAAGTATACTGTAGGTGACTACGTTGCATACGGGGTTTTTGCCCTTATTTTACTAGTTGTCCTAGGTGCTACGGGTTATTTTTATGGTATACACAGACCAAGAACAAATGAAGATATTACACAAAAGGCAGAAGAATTCAGTGAACTATTTTTCAACATTGACTACGAATCTTTTTCTTTTGAACCGTTGCTGGGGTACCTAAGCCCAGGTCTTGTGAGAAGTCATCAAGCTTACGAACAACAATTTATTAACGATTACAGAGCAAAACAATACACCATGGTTATCCATGAAATAGAATCTTCTGTAACTGAATCCGGATGGGAAACTGCTAAAGTACAAGTTAACATCTTAGCAGAAGAAGACTCTATATTACTAGAAACACCAAAAAAAGCTTGGAGTATCATGCACTATGAGTTCGAGAGAATCGACGGAGAATGGGTTATTGCTAGATATGAACCAGGTGTAGCAAAAGAAGTAAACGAGTTAAATGAATTAAAAGGACAGTAAAAAAGCAGCTATTATAGCTGCTTTTTTTAAATATCTATAAGACATCTTTTCAATAAATATGAAATTGTGGTAGTGATAATTCCCTATCATAATTTTTTTTAGGAGTTTTTATGGTTTTTGGCCATATCTAAATAAATACCCACAGATTTATATATTTTTTCTTTCTCAGTATCAGTTGTTTGCCTAACGGCTTTACCTGGTAACCCTACTATAAGGGAACCTTGGTCAAAGGTTTTACTTGGAGGCACTAAAGAACCTGCACCCACTATAGACCCTGTTTTTATCACTGCACCATCTAAAACAGTAGACCCCATACCAACTAAGGTGAAGTCTTCTATGGTACAACCATGGAGCACAGCATTGTGTCCTACGGTTACGCCCTCTCCAATTACAAGGGGAGTGTTTGTATCCACATGAAGTACACTACCATCTTGAATATTAGTGTTTTTCCCTATTGTGATCTTATCCATGTCTCCACGTATTACAACATTTGGCCATATGTTAACACCTTCTTCGATAGTAACATCACCTATAATGACAGCAGATTCATGGATAAAAGTATTTTCATGTATCTTAGGACTAACTCCCATATAACTTTGAATCATAACAAAACCTCCTTTTTGTTATATTTTACCTTTATAGATTTTTTAAAGCAAATAAATTTAATTTTTAAATATTAAAAAAATATTGATAAGTAAAATAAAACCAAGTATAATATAGAATATTAATTAAATCCTTTAGCTTAACAGAATACTCTCTTAGATTCACTCATATCTAAGAGAGTAACTGTATTATAGCTGTAAATTAGTATAACAAGAAGGAGGATGACTATGTTCAATTATTTTGGCTCTCTTTTTATTTACATTGTTGCTGCAGTTGCAATCCTAGTGACAAACTTAATACTACACAGCAAAGACAATAGAAATATATACTATAAAGCCTTTTTTATATCACTGTTAATAGCAATTGTATTTTCCTCATTTACACCTTTAATTTACCATTCTATTGAAGATACTTTTGAAAGTAGTTTCTTCATGTTTTTTATTATCTTTATACTACCACTAGCACCACTAGCACTTTATATTATAACTCAAAAATTTTTATACAAATTACTAGTATACATAAAAACTAACAACATCCTAAAGTGACCACAAGGTCACTTTTTATTTTCTTTAAATACTGCTATGTTTGGACTTAAAGATCATAAAGATCATAAAGATAAAGTAGATCTGTGGCTAAGTGCTTTAGGATTTTACCACTACCTAACACTAAAAAGCCCACACTATAAAAAGCAAACATTAAAATATTGAGCCACAAGACTATAGCCCTTTAGAAAATTCCCTTTATATTTTTAATCCATGAAAATCAGTGAAAATCCGTGGCTAAGATTTTGCCTTTTCCCCTTGGACTTAGAGATCATATAGATCCTGTAGATCTGTGGCTACGATTTTGACCTTCTCCTTTGAACTTAAAAATCCTGTAGATCCGTGGCTACGCTTTTAAATTTTTTTCTCCCACATCATATCCATAAAGAAAAAGGGATTTAAAACAAAGGTATCGAAAAGTATATAAATAGCAAAATATATAAATAGAAAATATTTAATAGAGGGGGATAATCGTGCTAGTTAACATATCCATAGCAAAGGTAAACAAACACGGGAAAAATATAGGAGGGGACACTGCAGAAATAGTTGAACGCCCACTAGGTGGAGTAACAGGAATCATAGTGGACGGACAAGGAAGTGGCAAACCTGCAAAAATAATAAGCAACTCCATAGTGGGTAAAATATCTACACTAATAGGAGATGGTGCACGAGACGGTGCAGTGGCCAGGGCAGTGCAAGACTACCTCTTTACAATCAAAGACGGTAGAGTATCTGCCACCCTTACAATGGTATCTGTTGCTCTAGACACAAATAGCATTGTTATAACAAGAAATGGCCACACTCCAGTGATAGTCCTTGATGAACATGATGAAATAATATATGAAGAACAAGTAAATCCCTTAGGGTTTTATAAATTCTCTAAACCTCAAATTAATGAAATACCCCTAAAAGCAGGCCTTACAATCATGGCCTATAGCGACGGTTTGGTTTCAGCGGGGAAAAAATATAACAACAACATAACACATAATCAAATAATAGAGATACTAAAACAACAAATAACCACGCAAAGTAAAGCAGATAAAATTTTGGAGCTAGCCTTAGAATTGGACAAAGATAGGCCAAATGATGATACCACCATACTTATATTGGAAACAGTGGAAGGTGACAACAAAAACATAAGAAAAGTTACCGCTAGCTATCCCATTTAACCAAAGGGGGAATAACAATTGAACAAAGAAATTAAAATAGCAGTAGTAGGAAACTGTGCCGCTGGGAAAACTACTTTAGTAAAAGGTCTTAAACAAGAAGGTTACATTAATGCTTATAACGTTCCCCAAGAACACTCTGTAGTTTTAAAGTTTTGGCAAAGGTATAATCCCAAGCTTCTCATATACTTAACATGCAGCTTAGAAGAAGCTAAAAAAAGGAGGCCAAGGATTGCTTGGGGTCAAGAAAGGCTGGAAGACCAAAAAAAGAAACTTCAAAATGCCTATGAAAATAAAGACTTACTTATCGACACAAATAACTTATCAATTGATGATGTTTTGAAAATAGCTATAGAGTATATACAAGAAAGGGCTGAATAACTTGATAAAACTAGAAGATGTAAAAGAACACCCAGTAGCTAAGACATTCATAAAAAAAGGTGATGACCACTTAGGTGAAATGGGGTTTACGGAACATAGCTATAGACATAAAAATCTTGTATCAAAGATCGCTTCAAATGTATTAGAAAGATTGGGGTACTCTGAAAGAGAAGTTGAGCTTGCAGCTATAGCTGGATATCTTCATGACATCGGTAACGTAATCTCACGATATAACCATGGGCAGACAGGGGCCATGTTGGCATATGACATCTTAAAAGATTTAGGAATGGATCCGGGCGAGATCGCCACTGTAATATCTGCCATAGGTAATCATGAGGAGCAATACGGTGAAAGTGTTAACAACGTGTCAGCTGCTCTTATTCTTGCAGATAAATCAGATGTTCACAGATCAAGGGTTAGAAACCCAGATGTATCTACATTTGATATCCATGACAGGGTAAACTATGGTGCAGTCCACTCATTTCTAAAAGTAGATACAGAGGAAAGAAAGATTACATTGGAGCTGGAAATAGACCAAAGCATAACAACAGTCATGGAATACTTTGAGATATTCCTAAGCAGAATGGTAATGTGTAGAAGAGCGGCAGAGTTTTTAGATGCATCCTTCGGTTTAGTTATAAACGATGCCAAACTTCTATAATTGACAGTAAATGTATAGCGAGTTATAATTATTTTTATACATTCGGTGAAGGGAGAGAACAAAATGATACGATATAAAAGTGTAATAGCACTTGTAGTTTTACTAGCTCTTGTGGCTGCAGCAGGTTACTTTGCTATTCCAATTATTAGACAAGAAGTAAAATTAGGATTGGACTTACAAGGCGGAGTGTATGTTTTACTAGAGGCAAAAGCAACAGATAGGTCCGAAGTTAATGACGAAGCAATCCGTGGTACCATTGAAGTTTTACGTAATAGAATTGATGAACTAGGTGTCCTTGAACCCGTAATTCAACGGGAAGGGGAAAATAGAATTAGAATAGAAGTTGCAGATGCAGAGCAAGATCCAGAGTCTGTACTAGCTCTTATTGGACAAACTGCTCTTTTAGAATTCTTAGATCCAAGTGGGGAAACAGCACTAACGGGTGCAAACCTAACAAATGCTCGTGCTGTTTATGACTCTCAGGATAACAGGCCTGCTGTGTCATTAGAGTTAGATAGTGAGGGTGCTGCTATCTTTGCAGAGCTAACCCGCAGTGTTGCTGGAACTGGTATACCAATTCCTATTGTGCTAGACGGCCAAGTTATCTCCTCGCCAACAGTAAGACAGGGAGTAGTAATTACAGATGGTAAAGCAATCATACAAAATGTAGGATCAATAGAAGACGCTGCAAGAATTGCAGGCTTACTTCGTTCCGGTGCACTTCCATTAGAACTAGAAAGACTTGAAATTAGAGCAGTTGGTCCAGAGCTAGGTAGCCAATCCTTACTAAGAAGTCTTTATGCAGGTGGACTTGGTTTATTATTTGTTATAGCATTTATGATAGTATTTTATAAGGTGCCAGGGATTGTTGCATCTATATCCCTAACCATATATTTATTGTTAGTAATGGCAACCCTTGTAGGGCTAAACGCTGTACTAACATTACCTGGAATCGCTGGTTTGATTTTAACCATAGGTATGGCTGTAGATGCCAACGTTATTATATTTGAGAGAATAAAAGAAGAAATAAGAAACGGAAAAACTTTAAGGAGTGGAGTTGAATCAGGCTTTAAGAGAGCTATAACAACTATACTTGACTCCAATGTAACCACACTAATAGTAGGGTTTGTACTATTTGCTTTTGGAACTGGCCCAGTTAGAGGTTTTGCATTAACCTTGGTAATCGGAGTTTTAATAAGTATGATCACAGCAGTATTTGTAACAAGACTTATTGTAAAATTAGTAGTTAATACAAATATCATCAAAAGTACTAAATTTTTTGGTGTGTAAGGGTGGGTGATAAGATGTCGTTTAAATTTATTGAAAGATCTAAACTTTGGTTTACAATTTCTAGTGTAATAGTAATTTTAGGTATGATATCCTTAGCCACTTTAGGCTTAAACTTCGGTATAGACTTTACTGGAGGTACTAGGATACAAGCAGAATTTCCTGAAGGTACAACAAATGATCAAATTAGAACAGCCCTAAGTAACGTAAATGCAACTGATGCCCAAGGGCGGGAAGCAAACCTTGGGAACAGCTTTGTTCAAAGCTTAGATGAAGGAGCCTTTAGTATAAGGACCTTACCCCTAGATGAGGAAGAACAAGATAGAGTGGTTGAAGCCCTAGAAACTGAGTTCCCTGGCTTTACTGTTTTATCAGGCCCTGACATTGTTGGTCCTACTGTGGGAGCTGAACTTATCAAAAATGCCATTTTGGCTCTTTTAATTGCAGCGGCTTTATTAGTTGTATACATTAGCATCAGATTTGAATTCAAATTTGCTGTTTCAGCTATAGTAACACTATTATTTGATGCTTTTGTGGTCTTAACTGTATTCTCAGTAACTCAAATAGAACTAAACAGTCCCTTTGTTGCTGCAATACTAACAATAGTAGGTTACTCCATAAATGATACAATAGTTGTATTCGATAGAATTCGTGAAAATCTAAAATTTCCAGGTAAAGACCTAGCAGCGAAAGTGGATAGAGCTATCAGCCAGTCAGTGGTTAGAACTATTAACACATCACTTACAACTTTACTAGTTTTAGGTTCAATACTGTTCTTAGCTGGAGACACACTAAGACCCTTTGCTCTACCACTATTTGTGGGAGTAATAAGCGGTACCTATTCCTCAATTTTCTTAGCAGGCTCTTTCTGGCATGCTTGGAAACTAAGAGAAAGAAGCAAAAAAATAGCATAAGACTAATATCAGATTCTTTTTGCTGATTCAAAGCCCCCAGCTCCTAACAGGAGCGGGGGGCTTTTTGTAATGAAGCCCGTAACCACCTATGAAAAAACTCTTGAATGAATACCTGTAATCAACTAAAATAAACAGTAGGGATAACTTAAAAAAGGAGAAACCTAAATGCTTGATAAAAAATGGTTATGGGAAACAGTAGAAAAACAACGAATTGATGAAATCACACAAAAACACAATATCAGCCAAGTCTTAGCAGAACTGTTAATAAAGCGGGGTATTTCATGTGAAGATATACCCGCATTTTTAAACCCCACAATTAAAGATCTACACTCACCCTTTGAAATGAAGGACATGGATAGAAGTGTAGAACGAATCATAGCTGCCATAGATGCAGAAGAAAAAATACTTATTTTTGGTGACTACGATGTGGATGGAATAACAAGCACAACGGTGCTATACCTAGGCCTAAGAAAGCTTGGAGCTTTAGTAGAATACTATATACCTAACCGTAGCGAAGGATACGGATTAAACAAATCTGCCCTTGGGGAAAAAATTCAAGAAGGTATAAACTTAGTAATAACTGTGGACTGTGGAATAAGTGCCGTAGAAGAAGTTGATTTTTGTAACCAATCAAATGTTGACTGCATAATTACAGATCATCATCTACCACCTGCTGAATTACCTAAAGCATATAGTATTATTAACCCGAAACAGTCAAACTGCAACTATAAATTCAAAGAACTTGCTGGAGTAGGACTTTCCTTTAAACTGGTCACAGCATTATATGAAGAACTAGGAGTACAAGGGTGGGAAGAACTATTAGATATTGTCGCATTAGGGACTGTGGCAGACCTCGTTCCCCTTCAGGGTGAAAACAGAACCATAGTTGCCCTAGGCTTAGAAAAAATGAATAAAGGATTGAGGCTTCCCCTGGCAAGCCTAGCTGAAATAGCAGGTGTTAAGCCTCCACTGGATTCTTACCACCTAGGTTTTGCTTTTGGTCCAAGATTAAACGCTGCGGGAAGACTAGAAACACCCAAGGAAGCAATAGAGTTGATGTTATCCACAGATAAAGACAAAGCTTTAGAACTATCCACATATTTAAATGAACAAAACAGAGAAAGACAAGAAGTGGAACAAAAAATATTAGAACAATGTATTGAGATGGTTGATGAAATGAACTTATCCACATCAAAGGTGCTGGTATTAGCAAATGAAAACTGGCATCATGGGGTTATAGGTATAGTTGCATCAAGGCTTGTGGAAAAATACTATAGACCTGTCATTATGCTGTCAATAAATGATGACCAAGACCAAGCCCAAGCCACGGGTTCTTGTCGAAGTGTAGAAGGTTTTCATCTTTACGAAGCCCTCAACTACTGTGGAGACCTTTTGGTAAAATACGGTGGTCATGCCATGGCTGCTGGTCTTACTGTGGATAAAAATAAAATTTCAGAATTTACCCACAGAATTAACAAATATGCTGTTGATAACAATATTGATCAATATCTAAGTCCGAAAATCTACATTGATATGGACTTAAATCCACTGGAACTAGACTTAAACCTAATCAAAGATATCAACAGGCTAAAACCCTTTGGACAACAAAACCCAGCCCCTGTTTTTAGGGTCGGGAACTTACAGGTTGCTAAGTTTAGTCTTGTGGGTCAACAGAAAAATCATTTAAAGGTAGACTTCAAAATAGAAAACATGTGGATATCTTCAATAGGATTTAAAAAATCTGACCTTGTGGATAGAATCTTTGGAAAAAGTAAAATAAGTTTTGCTGGCTATCTAGATGAAAATACCTATAATGGCACTACAAAACTTCAACTAAGGATTATGGACTTAAAAGATGAAGAAGATGGATATTTATCATCGGACATGAAAATAATCGATTTGAGGAATAAATCAATATCTGAATACTTAACTTTGCCAAATAACTTAGATAAAAGATATATTCTTTATACAAATGGATACCATAAAAACAGGCTAGATAATTTTTATTTAAGTCAACCTAATGTTATAATAAAAGAGTATAATGAGGATTATGACATATCTGTAAAAGAGATACCAGTGCTACTACACACCCCTATAAAAGCAAGGGAGTTTTATGACTTACTTGCAAAATTTAGAAACTTAGGTGTAAAGCAAATAATAATAGGTTTTGGAACTGATGATGTTGCTTTATTACCACAAAGAGAATTTTTGGTTGCTATGTATCAGGCAATTAAAGTGCTGTCCACAAATGGCAAAAGAGCTACAAAAAGAGATATAATTTCTCAAATTGATAGTAAATTTGCTGTTGACTATTTGTTAGATAGAGGGTTAAATATATTTAGTGAGTGTAGATTATTACATTGTAATGATGATTGTTGGGAGTTAGTAGATGTAGAGGTTAAAGTAGACTATACTACAACTACCTCCTATAAAAAATACACAAAGGAACAGGATATATTTACAAAGTGGCATAATCGCGCATTAACCGCAGATATAAATGAATTACTCTCAAACCAACAAATTACAATAGAGGAGGAAGAATAATGGATTTAAAAAGTAAAATAAGAGAAATTCCAGATTTTCCAAAGGAAGGCATAGGCTTTAAAGATATCACAACACTTCTTCAAGAAGGTCCTGCATTTAAAGAGGCAATTGATAAAATGGCTGAGTTTTGTAAAGATAGACAAGTAGACGTGGTTGTTGGGCCCGAGGCTAGAGGATTTCTTATAGGAGCACCACTGGCATATAGTTTAGGTGCGGGCTTTGTACCTGTTAGGAAATCAGGTAAGCTTCCAGGGGAAGTAGTAGAGGCAACCTACGAGCTAGAATATGGAAACGATACACTGCAAATACATAAAGATGCCATAAAGCCAGGGCAAAAAGTATTGGTAGCAGATGACCTCCTAGCAACAGGTGGAACAGTTAAATCAACTGTGGATCTTGTAACAGAGCTTGGGGGAGAAATCATAGGTGTAGCCTTTTTGATTGAGTTAACCTTCTTAGATGGTAGAAAAAAATTAGAAGGTCATGAGATATTCTCACTTCTTGAATACTAAGATGATTTCTATGAATCATAAAAATTGTGGGTTACAGAACGAAACCCTTTATGTTTTTTTAACCCTAGATCGAGTTGGTGATAACTTATGGAAAATGTAATCCATGATATAGAAGTAATTAAAAGGAAAATTACCGCAAGGGATAATGAAACAGATTTAACTATTTTAGATAAAGCCTACACTTGGGCTGAAAAGGCACATAAAAATCAACTAAGGGAGTCGGGAGACTCCTTTATTGTTCATCCCTTAGGTGTTGCCAACATCCTAGTTGAACTTGAAATGGATGTTGACACAATTGCTGCTGCTATATTACATGATGTTGTTGAAGATACAGAGGTTACCTTAGAAGCTATTCAAAAGGAGTTTGGCGAGGGTATCGCCCTATTAGTGGATGGAGTTACAAAGCTTAGTCAAATCGAATTTAAATCAAAAGAAGAACAACAAGCAGAAAGCTTTAGAAAAATGTTCATGGCCATGGCAAAGGACATAAGAGTAATTATCATAAAGCTTGCTGATAGACTCCATAACATGCGTACACTAAACCACACAACAGTGGAAAAACAAAAGCGCATGGCGAAGGAAACCCTAGAAATATATGCTCCCTTAGCCCATAGAATGGGTATTTTTAAGATCAAGTGGGAATTAGAGGATTTGGCGTTCCGATATACCCTGCAGCAAGAATACTATAACTTAGCTAAGCAAATTGCCCAAAAGAGGGAAGAACGGGAAAAGTTCATAAATGATATAATTGCAGAACTTAACGAAAAAGCAGATGCTGCTTCCATAAATGCAACCATAGATGGACGACCCAAGCATTTATATAGTATATACCAGAAAATGCACAACAAAGGTAAAGAACTTAACGAGATATACGACTTAACAGCAGTTAGAATCATCGTTGAGTCTGTAAGGGAGTGTTATGGTGTCCTTGGAATAATTCATAGCTTATGGAAACCTATTCCTGGGAGGTTTAAAGATTATATAGCTATGCCCAAACCTAACATGTACCAATCATTACACACAACGGTACTATGCCCTAAGGGTAACCCCCTTGAAATTCAAATAAGAACATGGGATATGCATAAAACAGCTGAATTTGGTGTGGCTGCCCACTGGCAATACAAAGAACAAGGAAAAGCAGATAAACACCTAGATCAAAAGAGATCGTGGTTTAGACAGTTCATGGAATGGCAAAGGGAACTTAAGGATGCTCATGAGTACATGGAATCCCTTAAAATAGACTTATTTAACGAAGAGGTCTTTGTATTTACACCTAGAGGGGATGTTATCGACCTGCCATCTGGTGGAGTTCCATTAGACTTTGCCTACAGGGTACACACTGATGTAGGACATCGATTTGCAGGAGCTAAAGTTAATGGCAACATTGTCCAACTTAACTATAACTTAAAAACCGGTGATATTGTAGAAATCATGACAAAGCCCAATAAAGCTCCCAGTAGAGACTGGTTGCAGATTGTAAAAACGTCCCACGCTAAAAGTAAGATAAGAGCATGGTTCAAAAAGGAAAGCCAAGAAGAAAACATAGAAAAGGGCAAAGAATTATTAGAAAAAGAAATCAAAAAGCTACATTATGACATAACTGATGTCCTAAAAGATGATTTTATAGAAAAAATTGCCAAAAGATATAATTATAGCACTGCAAACGATGTATACAGTGCCATAGGCTTTGGTGGCTTTAGTGCTATTTCAGTGGCTAAAAAACTAATTGAAGAATTTAAGAAAACATTACCAGAGGAAGATACTAATATCTCTGAGATAAATTTACAAAACACTCCAAGGAAAACATCTACCCAAGGTGTAAGGATAAAGGGTGTGGACAACCTACTTATTAGGTTTTCTAAATGCTGTAAACCAGTGCCAGGGGATGAGATAGTTGGCTATATAACACGGGGCAGGGGCGTATCCATTCACCGTAAGGACTGCACAAATATATCCCCTGATGATGTGGATAGATTTATTGAGGTAGAATGGGATGTGGAGAAAAAGCAGAGTTATCCTGTGGAGCTAAGTATTTTTGCATGGGATCGCAAAGGCTTGTTACAGGAAGTTATGAATACTGTTTCAGAAGGAAAAGCAAACATAGTAGCTGTTTCTGGCAAAGGTAAAGATGACGGCACTGCATCCATTAGACTAACTGTGGAGATTACTGATACAAGCCACTTGGAAAAAGTCAAAGACCGCCTTCGCTCAATACAATCTGTATTTGACGTAGTAAGACATGGTAATAGGGGGGATAACAATTGAGGGCAGTACTTCAAAGGGTGAAAAACGCTTCTGTGTCCGTGGAAGGTAAGAAAATATCTGAAATACAGAAGGGATTTTTAGTATTACTAGGAGTAGGCCAAGAGGATAATGAGACTGACATAGATTATATGGTAGATAAAATCACTAATTTAAGGGTGTTTGAAGACGAAAATGAAAAAATGAACCTATCCCTTAAAGATGTTCAAGGGGAGGTTTTAGTAGTTTCCCAATTCACCCTTTTTGGTGATTGTAGGAAGGGAAGAAGACCAAGCTTTTCCTCAGCAGGTCACCCAAGTGTTGCAAAAGACCTTTACTTAGAAGTTTGTTTAAGGCTTGAAAATCAAGGTCTAAATGTAAGTAAAGGACAGTTTGCTGCCATGATGGATGTGCAACTTATCAATGATGGCCCAGTGACACTTATGATAGATAGCAAAAAAACCTTTTAAGGAGGAAATATAATGCTAAAAATAAAGACCTTAGTTGTTGGTCCAATACAAAATAACTGTTATATAATCTATGATGAATCCAAACAGGCAGTAATCATAGACCCAGGTGGAGATAGTGAAAAAATTATTGCTGCATGTGATGGTTTAGATGTTAAATATATCATTAACACCCATGGGCACCTAGACCATATTGGCGGGAACTCCAAGCTTAAAGAAGAATTTGCAGTAGCTCAACTTGTGATCCACCAAGATGATGAAAAAATGTTATATGACCCCAACCTAAATCTAT comes from Alkalicella caledoniensis and encodes:
- a CDS encoding gamma carbonic anhydrase family protein, which translates into the protein MIQSYMGVSPKIHENTFIHESAVIIGDVTIEEGVNIWPNVVIRGDMDKITIGKNTNIQDGSVLHVDTNTPLVIGEGVTVGHNAVLHGCTIEDFTLVGMGSTVLDGAVIKTGSIVGAGSLVPPSKTFDQGSLIVGLPGKAVRQTTDTEKEKIYKSVGIYLDMAKNHKNS
- the recJ gene encoding single-stranded-DNA-specific exonuclease RecJ encodes the protein MLDKKWLWETVEKQRIDEITQKHNISQVLAELLIKRGISCEDIPAFLNPTIKDLHSPFEMKDMDRSVERIIAAIDAEEKILIFGDYDVDGITSTTVLYLGLRKLGALVEYYIPNRSEGYGLNKSALGEKIQEGINLVITVDCGISAVEEVDFCNQSNVDCIITDHHLPPAELPKAYSIINPKQSNCNYKFKELAGVGLSFKLVTALYEELGVQGWEELLDIVALGTVADLVPLQGENRTIVALGLEKMNKGLRLPLASLAEIAGVKPPLDSYHLGFAFGPRLNAAGRLETPKEAIELMLSTDKDKALELSTYLNEQNRERQEVEQKILEQCIEMVDEMNLSTSKVLVLANENWHHGVIGIVASRLVEKYYRPVIMLSINDDQDQAQATGSCRSVEGFHLYEALNYCGDLLVKYGGHAMAAGLTVDKNKISEFTHRINKYAVDNNIDQYLSPKIYIDMDLNPLELDLNLIKDINRLKPFGQQNPAPVFRVGNLQVAKFSLVGQQKNHLKVDFKIENMWISSIGFKKSDLVDRIFGKSKISFAGYLDENTYNGTTKLQLRIMDLKDEEDGYLSSDMKIIDLRNKSISEYLTLPNNLDKRYILYTNGYHKNRLDNFYLSQPNVIIKEYNEDYDISVKEIPVLLHTPIKAREFYDLLAKFRNLGVKQIIIGFGTDDVALLPQREFLVAMYQAIKVLSTNGKRATKRDIISQIDSKFAVDYLLDRGLNIFSECRLLHCNDDCWELVDVEVKVDYTTTTSYKKYTKEQDIFTKWHNRALTADINELLSNQQITIEEEE
- a CDS encoding PP2C family protein-serine/threonine phosphatase, with protein sequence MLVNISIAKVNKHGKNIGGDTAEIVERPLGGVTGIIVDGQGSGKPAKIISNSIVGKISTLIGDGARDGAVARAVQDYLFTIKDGRVSATLTMVSVALDTNSIVITRNGHTPVIVLDEHDEIIYEEQVNPLGFYKFSKPQINEIPLKAGLTIMAYSDGLVSAGKKYNNNITHNQIIEILKQQITTQSKADKILELALELDKDRPNDDTTILILETVEGDNKNIRKVTASYPI
- a CDS encoding HD domain-containing protein — its product is MIKLEDVKEHPVAKTFIKKGDDHLGEMGFTEHSYRHKNLVSKIASNVLERLGYSEREVELAAIAGYLHDIGNVISRYNHGQTGAMLAYDILKDLGMDPGEIATVISAIGNHEEQYGESVNNVSAALILADKSDVHRSRVRNPDVSTFDIHDRVNYGAVHSFLKVDTEERKITLELEIDQSITTVMEYFEIFLSRMVMCRRAAEFLDASFGLVINDAKLL
- the secF gene encoding protein translocase subunit SecF produces the protein MSFKFIERSKLWFTISSVIVILGMISLATLGLNFGIDFTGGTRIQAEFPEGTTNDQIRTALSNVNATDAQGREANLGNSFVQSLDEGAFSIRTLPLDEEEQDRVVEALETEFPGFTVLSGPDIVGPTVGAELIKNAILALLIAAALLVVYISIRFEFKFAVSAIVTLLFDAFVVLTVFSVTQIELNSPFVAAILTIVGYSINDTIVVFDRIRENLKFPGKDLAAKVDRAISQSVVRTINTSLTTLLVLGSILFLAGDTLRPFALPLFVGVISGTYSSIFLAGSFWHAWKLRERSKKIA
- a CDS encoding adenine phosphoribosyltransferase translates to MDLKSKIREIPDFPKEGIGFKDITTLLQEGPAFKEAIDKMAEFCKDRQVDVVVGPEARGFLIGAPLAYSLGAGFVPVRKSGKLPGEVVEATYELEYGNDTLQIHKDAIKPGQKVLVADDLLATGGTVKSTVDLVTELGGEIIGVAFLIELTFLDGRKKLEGHEIFSLLEY
- a CDS encoding RelA/SpoT family protein; protein product: MENVIHDIEVIKRKITARDNETDLTILDKAYTWAEKAHKNQLRESGDSFIVHPLGVANILVELEMDVDTIAAAILHDVVEDTEVTLEAIQKEFGEGIALLVDGVTKLSQIEFKSKEEQQAESFRKMFMAMAKDIRVIIIKLADRLHNMRTLNHTTVEKQKRMAKETLEIYAPLAHRMGIFKIKWELEDLAFRYTLQQEYYNLAKQIAQKREEREKFINDIIAELNEKADAASINATIDGRPKHLYSIYQKMHNKGKELNEIYDLTAVRIIVESVRECYGVLGIIHSLWKPIPGRFKDYIAMPKPNMYQSLHTTVLCPKGNPLEIQIRTWDMHKTAEFGVAAHWQYKEQGKADKHLDQKRSWFRQFMEWQRELKDAHEYMESLKIDLFNEEVFVFTPRGDVIDLPSGGVPLDFAYRVHTDVGHRFAGAKVNGNIVQLNYNLKTGDIVEIMTKPNKAPSRDWLQIVKTSHAKSKIRAWFKKESQEENIEKGKELLEKEIKKLHYDITDVLKDDFIEKIAKRYNYSTANDVYSAIGFGGFSAISVAKKLIEEFKKTLPEEDTNISEINLQNTPRKTSTQGVRIKGVDNLLIRFSKCCKPVPGDEIVGYITRGRGVSIHRKDCTNISPDDVDRFIEVEWDVEKKQSYPVELSIFAWDRKGLLQEVMNTVSEGKANIVAVSGKGKDDGTASIRLTVEITDTSHLEKVKDRLRSIQSVFDVVRHGNRGDNN
- the secD gene encoding protein translocase subunit SecD produces the protein MIRYKSVIALVVLLALVAAAGYFAIPIIRQEVKLGLDLQGGVYVLLEAKATDRSEVNDEAIRGTIEVLRNRIDELGVLEPVIQREGENRIRIEVADAEQDPESVLALIGQTALLEFLDPSGETALTGANLTNARAVYDSQDNRPAVSLELDSEGAAIFAELTRSVAGTGIPIPIVLDGQVISSPTVRQGVVITDGKAIIQNVGSIEDAARIAGLLRSGALPLELERLEIRAVGPELGSQSLLRSLYAGGLGLLFVIAFMIVFYKVPGIVASISLTIYLLLVMATLVGLNAVLTLPGIAGLILTIGMAVDANVIIFERIKEEIRNGKTLRSGVESGFKRAITTILDSNVTTLIVGFVLFAFGTGPVRGFALTLVIGVLISMITAVFVTRLIVKLVVNTNIIKSTKFFGV